The following proteins are encoded in a genomic region of Arachis ipaensis cultivar K30076 chromosome B02, Araip1.1, whole genome shotgun sequence:
- the LOC107627101 gene encoding uncharacterized protein LOC107627101, producing the protein MAKQKAIAQIYGDWEESYNKVSKLFQALQSYFPGTLCDVRVKPFYDGHLLVRDCSMFDKVFWSFPSCVEAFKHCKPFVSIDGTHLYGMYGGVLLIAVAQDGNSNILPIAFAIVESESTESWLFFLTNPRRHVTLQDGLLVISDRSQAIKVVLSAEDSGWTPPRAYHAYCIGHMAANFMTRFKSAEGKKYLINATYSPSKADYEWYMDALRGVSPTMVNWASCFRNDIWLQHCDGGRRFGHMTTNLSECINAMLKGTRYLPISVIVHITYER; encoded by the coding sequence ATGGCCAAGCAGAAGGCAATTGCACAAATCTATGGagattgggaggagtcatacaaTAAGGTTTCCAAGTTGTTTCAAGCACTGCAGAGCTATTTTCCTGGTACCCTTTGTGACGTCCGTGTCAAACCATTCTACGATGGGCACCTCCTTGTACGTGACTGCAGTATGTTCGACAAGGTATTTTGGTCTTTCCCGTCATGTGTAGAAGccttcaagcattgcaagccctTTGTCTCTATAGATGGTACTCATCTGTATGGCATGTATGGTGGTGTGTTGCTTATTGCAGTGGCGCAAGATGGGAATAGCAACATCCTGCCTATTGCCTTTGCCATTGTGGAGTCCGAGAGCACCGAGTCATGGTTGTTCTTCCTAACTAATCCGAGACGCCACGTCACACTACAGGATGGCCTGCTGGTTATATCCGACAGATCTCAGGCTATCAAGGTAGTGCTTAGCGCCGAAGACAGCGGTTGGACTCCGCCTAGAGCCTACCATGCTTACTGCATAGGACACATGGCTGCGAACTTCATGACACGGTTCAAGTCAGCCGAAGGCAAGAAGTACCTCATTAATGCTACTTATAGTCCAAGCAAGGCCGATTATGAGTGGTACATGGATGCGTTGAGAGGAGTCTCGCCTACCATGGTTAACTGGGCTAGTTGTTTCAGGAACGATATTTGGCTACAACATTGCGACGGCGGGCGTCGGTTTGGCCACATGACGACAAATCTATCCGAGTGCATCAATGCAATGTTGAAGGGCACCCGGTACTTGCCAATATCTGTCATTGTGCACATCACGTACGAGAGATAA